tttaggaagagagtttattaattttgaaaaaaaaatctctcaattttaataagagagtgtcatgtgacacatttgattattaaattagatagtaatatatgataaataatataagtatatttcgatttcaattttaattttaatgcaattaaagaatgtcatgttgtacattttgattgtcaaattagtaattagtcattgatattgataataatattataaaatagaTAGAGTAGTGGGAGGAATGAGAGAAATAGATAAAAGATGAGGGAGGAGGGAGagaattctttaattttggaggaaaagatttgatttcaattgcAAAGAGGGAGTGACATGTAGcacattttggttgtaaaattagtaaagaagagggaaaaattctttaattttggaggaaaagatTTCATTTCAATTACAATAAGAGAGTGACATGTGGCACATTTTGGTTTTAAAATTAGTAAGGAAGAGAGGAGAATTCCTTAATTTGAAGGGAAAGATTTGATTCCAATTACAATAAAAAAGTGACATGTGAcacattttggttgtaaaattaaaaatagataatagattttttttaatatgaaaataaatacaatttttcaatgaagatatatatatatatatatatatatatatatatacttttatatattttttaaaaatattagtagGAACACTTTAATTTACATGTTTACATGTTTACACaaatatgtatgtatgtatatatagatataaaattGTTGATAGTCTCATAACTACTCTTttgaactgaaaatgcatagTTTCTTAATTCTTgatgaattgaataaaaaaattagttaaggTTTTTTATACTTGTATTGCAGGTGATGATTTTTTTCTTTGACTATAGTATTTAAATATGTCATGAACATGTTACTTTATACATAATTTCATAATCCATAATCAAAACCCTCAATTCACAACTAAGCCAACAAGTTATAACTTAAATGATATAGTCTTTTATATATACTTACCTAAAAAATTGCGAGTTCGAATCTCCCTAtcttcaataataaaaaaaataaaaaacaaaacttCATAATCCATAATCGAAATTTTacataagaataaatataaaactcATCCCTATATttctctttatatttttattacttcTTTTTACTCCAtgcaaatttaatttaaaaaataattatttttattttatttaatttattattttcaatattcataattgcTCAGTTATAAGATTCATAACAGTTAAATACTtagatttatatattaaatacttTTATTGATTTCTCATCCTATAATAGATTGAAGGGCTCAATAATTTGGATATGGAAAAGTTGGTGGTGATTTGGCTAGAAATGGGAGAACCATGTGTATTACTGTATTGTGGACATGTTTAATGCAAGGTcaacacgtggggggcgtgTTGCCTGCTACACGCAGGGGGCGTGAAGAGACGTGGCGGAACCTCGTTGGTTGTAGCCCGAATCACGCCGGGGGCGTGTTGCCACAGCACGGGAAAGGCGTGCTGTCGTGGCGCAATGTCATTGGCTGGAGAAGGAATCACGCCGGGGGCGTGTTGACTCAGCACGGGGGGCGTGGTGACGTGGAGCTAGCACGCGGTGGGCGTGATGATTCAGCACGGGGGGGGGGGGGCGTGATGACACGTGGCAACACTTGATTGGCTGCGGCAGGCAGCACGTGGGGGGTGTGGTGAATGCTCCATCTATATATAGGCAGAGTTGGACATTATTTTCATTCTGAGTAAGAGTGTGTGAGTGTTCTTTGAGTGTTTTGTGAGTGTAGGTAGTGCAATGGAGGGTACCGCAAAGTTGGTGGTGTATCGCAACGGTGAAATAATTCGCAATACTCATGAGGGAGTGAGGTTTGTCTGCCAGAATCCGTTTTCGTTTGTGGTTCCATTCACCATGACGTTAATGGAGCTTCAGAACGGTCTCTGTCAAAGTATGGAGAACGGTACGTTAATGAGAGTGAGCAGAATTTTGTACCGGAATCCAGTTATAGTTTTTGGTGGTCTAATACAATTTGATACCATGCCGATCACTAACGAAGTGAGTATGCAGAATATGTTTCAAATTTATCGGCAGACTCAGATGCGACAGCCACAGATTGAACTATATGTTGAGTTTGAAAGCGTAGAGACAGAAGGGATTCAAAATGTTTTAGATATGGAGGATGATAGAGCTGCAGTGTACGAGGGAATAGATAGTGACAGCGAAGAGGATTTTGAAGCCACTTATGAAGCCGACGATGAAGACGAGGATGGTGATGTGGGAGTTGAGACAGCAACGGAGAATATAGTGGTTCATCCCTCGAGCAGTCAACCGATGAACGTACCACCATTCATGCGTGAGTTGGATCTCGACGCCATGCATGCACCGGAATTTCCGGAATATGTAAACATAGGTACGTTCATGCATGAATAATACGTTTTTGTTAATTGATACTTTTGGAATGATTAATGAATCATGATTTTTCGCTTTACGTAGGCATTGCTGATCCTGAGGATGGAGAGTTCCGGATTGGAATGGAATACAGGTCCAGAAAGTCAGTGGTGGCTGCAATTAGAAGATACACTATCATTAGAGGAGTTGACTACGATGTGTATGAGTCTGAGCCACAGACCTTCTATGCAAAATGCAAGATGTATGGGCGTGGGTGCGACTGGCTTATCCGAGCCAGCTTGATACGGAAAAAAGATTGTTGGGAGATACGCAGATACAATGGAAGGCACACGTGCACAATGGGAACGATTTCACAGGATCATTCCAAGTTGGACTCGGATACCGTTGCTGATAGTATATTGCCGTTAGTCGAGACTGACCCGTCAATCAAGGTGAAATCTATAATAGCGGAAGTCCAGTCAAGGTTCAACTATACCATCAGTTACCGAAGGCTTGGTTGGCAAAGCAGAAGTCCATAGCAAAAATTTTCGGTGGTTGGGAGGATTCTTACcaagccttgccatggtggctATCGGTCATGGTTCAGAAGATACCTGGGTCAGTTGTGCAAATAGAAACACGCCCACTGTACAACGGGAATGAGGAGGCGCAAGGTGTAAAAATACTTCATCACGTATTTTGGAGCTTCAATCCATGCGTTAGGGCATTTAGGCATTGCAAGCCTCTAGTTCAGGTGGACGGCACACACTTATACGAAAAATACAAAGGAACACTCCTGGTCGCTGTTGCACAAGATGGGAACCAGAACATTGTGCCTATAGCTTTTGCGCTGGTGGAAGGGGAGACAGCTGATGCGTGGCACTTCTTCCTCAGAAATCTGCGACTGCATGTTGTCAGAAAAGACGGTGTGGGTATGATTTCAGATCGGCATGAGTCAATTCGGGCAGCAGTAAATCGTTCCGGAGGTGACTGGCAACCTCCAAGAGCATAGTGGATGTTTTGTATAAGGCACATCGGCAGTAACTTTCTAAGAGCATTCAAAGTCCCTCACTTGCAGAAGCTTGTTGTCAACATTGGGTATTCAAGAACGGTGGAGGAGTACAACATCAACTATAAGAGGCTGGAAGAGCGAGGGGAGGCATATGCCAGGTGGTGCGATGCTATTGGACTCAGACATTGGGTGTTGGCATTCGACGAGGGGCATCGATGGGGCCATATGACGACCAACCTTGTCGAGTGCATTAACTCAGTGCTGAAGGGTGCCCATAATCTACTAGTGCTGGCGCTGGTCCGAGCAACATATTATCGGTTAAATGAACTTTTTACACGGAAGAGTGCCGAGGCTCACGACCGCAAGCGTGCTGGGTTCACATACTCGGTATTTGCACAAAAACGGATAGAGGCAAATATGCAACAGGCTGGGAATATAGTAGTGCACCGGTTTGACAGACGAAATGAGGTGTTTGAGGTGCGAGACATGGCTAGCGGGAAGGTGTCAATTGTTGACCTTGCGCGACGGACGTGTGACTGCGGGCACTTTCAGGTGGAACAGTGATAAGATATAGcgtaatttgtgtatttttgtaaaataattaCCCTACTATAATTTAcgtattaaaatataatataaaattcttaATAAATTATGATAGAGTAACAAGATTTAggaataataatattattatctatatataaattataaaaaaaaggtatatataATGAATTTTGAGTTACGATAATTTGATAATTATAatgttttttaatattaaaatagccaaatatatttttttggacacaacagaataaaaaaaatcaaatatcattagatattaaatttaaatctttaTATAAGTACCAAAGTAATgaactaacttttttttttgtaaaaactaaaaaaaatatatggattgaaatcaattcaaaattcATAGATTAGATTCAGTGAAgctactaaaaaaataaatattttttctttgttattaaaTCTATTAGACGTACATTTTTTATTCGAATTTTGTGTTTTTAGAAAATTAGATGTcgaacaaatattttaaaaaatttaaataagaatGTTATCAAAGTtgtatttttaagtttttcaaaagacaaattaaaagtaaaagagttgattttgaagaaaaattagcAAGAAGAgttcaatatttttaattgtaatgttaatatttgaaaattaaattttattttgatatatattatttgcttattttatataatattatttttaccAAGGTAGCTGCCGAAtatgtttataattttttattaaaaaactgAATGatttgttaataaatataaaattaaatatgcTAGGATATATTACTAATGGTGTGTATTTTAAGAATGACATAAAGATTTAATTCTCAATGTAACAAATAGTGGCTCATGCCCCTATTGCTAGCCAAGCCAGGAATTTAGAAACTCAACCATTGACAAATGGGTCATTTAGTTTTGcttcaaaggataaaattatctttaaattCTTCACTACAAGACAAATACATAATGAAAACCCAATAGTACAAAAGAACATGATGTTCCATGCTAGTACAATGGAACATGTGATAATTTTCCAATATTTTATTATCAATTTAGTTTGGACTAGTTGAAACATTATGGTCCACACCtatactttttaaaaaagagAATTTTACAGAAAGAAGTACATGTGAATTTGACAGAAGTGATATTTTATTGTCAATTGGATTTGAACTagctaaaatattatatttgagacctacattttttgaaaaaaaaaaaagaattttgcaAGAGGATCGGAGGTTCATGTTATTTGGCAACGGCAACATTTATTATTGATTGGATTTAGACTAGCTAGAACATCATAGTCGAGACCTATATTTATCAAAAAAGGATAGTTTGCGAGAGAAGGTGAATTTGACCACGGTGACATTTTATTACCGATTGGCACATTATTACCGATTGGATTTAGATTAGCTGGAACATCATGATCGAGacttatttatgaaaaaaagtACCTTGTAAGAGGAGATCCTCGTCAATTTGGCAATGACGACATTTTATTGGAGTTGAGTTTGAACTAATTGGAACATCAAGATTGAGACCTATCTTATAGTCATTATTGTTACTAGTGACGGGTAACAGAAGCAAACTATGATATGGAATAAAAGTTGAGTGAATTCCATTTTTCAGATTAATGTGTTAGCAATTTTCGATTCATCTATTTATTATATAGTAAAACTATAACACCTTGGAATTTCTCTATTGATGGAAAGATACTAAAGTTTAAATATTTATCTctcataatcaatttttaaTATACAGAAAAAACAACAGTAATCTTGAGCTATATGATTAGGGTTGACAATATTATTTGAATTCGTGGGTATTCACTCCATTTTTAATCGGTTGAAACAGGTAATAACTTTAAGAccccaaatttaaaaaaaaaattaaataatgagttattTGTAATTTATcatcttatttaaaaaaaattattattattattattattatatatttataatatttatatatttatttcattttggCCGAAGCCTTAAGGGAATTAAGATAAGGAAAGCCAAAACGTGGCTTGTATGCTCGAAGCCTTAAGGGAATTAAGATAAGGAAAGCCAAAACGTGGCTTGTATgcttaactatatatatatatatatatggaatgAAAGGCAAAGAAAAGGGGAAACGTGACTTTAATATAGGAATGTAAAATAAGAACTTAACAACTCATTAAACCTTAATCATCACCAATTACTTTCTTGCTTAACTTTTCGTTTTCATTCACAAGCctaaggaaaaagaaagaacagAGAGAGAAACCGAAGCTTTATGAGAGAGAATTGTAAAACCCTCTAACCTTTTGGTCACGATTTCTTGCGatccgtaactccaataaaaaaatctaatccggtaaAAGTTGTAACGACTCGATTCCCAATAAGTCATGATCATACCAGAAATCAAGTGTCACCAACTTGTTCACATGAAACCTTTACTATGTATTATTAAGCCTGTAATCGAGTTAGCGTACTATCGAGTTTTAGTAAAACTTTTATAAGAAAACTTGTAAGGACAACTAATTAAACATACACAAGCATAAGCATACAGGTACTGTcgtgtatatatatatcctGAGTTAGCATACAACCCTTCAGAAAAATTACTATGTACAACCCAACACTCCGGACCCTGGTCCATATAGAAAACCCCTAAACTGGCACCCGAACTAGCCTAGTCCACTATGTACACCCTACTCTCTCAGTGAGTCTGACCAAAAGTGAGAGATTAACACAAAGGCTAGgctaacacaaaaaaaaaaaactatcaaAAGGCACAACCGCAGCTCCCAAGACTCAGCTGTCATCGTCAGAGGAGATCACAACCACATCAGAACACTCCTCAGGATCCTCGTCCTCGTCATCAAAAATCTCTATAATCTCGGGAGGGGCACTGGCACTCGTGCTACTGGTCTGACCAGCACTCGCCGGTCCACTAATAGAGGCGGTGAGCGGCTCCTCAGAAGATGGCTCGGATAAAAATACTGAGATCTGCTCCACGGGGATGTCCTCCTCCGGTACAGGCTCTGGAAAATGCTCCTCCATGGGCTCAGGCTCAGGGTCCGCCTGATCCGCAGGCTGATCGGGATGCTGGTGAGGCACCGGTCCATCATGAAACGGGTGAAAAGGAGCATCCGGGTGGAGCCACTGCAGTGGGAACTCATAGGGCATGTCGGGGTTAAACTGTGGAGTGTCAATCGGGTGATGGAAAGGATGATCACGCAGAATGTACATACGAGTCCTAATCTCCGCAGCTACTACATAAAACATATGCTGTACAATATCCtcgtatatatagggagggtcCATCTCGTAAAATATAACTCCGGTCTCCATTTGAAGGGGAGgaagagaaggggtaagaactggggggttcttagtagggtcgagGGTGGTTAGTTTAGTTAGGATTACCACAGTTCAAGTAATTCACAACGAAATATACAAGTGTCACAAAGAAATATCTAGTCACCACAATTCAGAATAACATTAAGGAATGTAAAAACACAAGAAGACaatcacaaacaatttcacAATGTCAAGTAAAATGCAAATGCGCAACAAGAATGATGCGTGTCTATTCTTAACGCAAGctatgagctcatgtgtcggttgcctacccgctcccgacattACCCGGGCACGAGTCCCAGATATGGTTTTCCAGATGCATCAGTGTGCTTATAAGTCGTATGGCTAGGCCGCATACAGTGtgactttccaaatcaataagcgtacatctggaaaatagttctcagtgtgtgggcatccccactttacatttggcactaaggcccaaacaatgtcacatctgctctcctgtggcagtaattttgaataaaaactcaaaatagcattttcctttcaaaacttaatctataataataaacataacctcagtctttttataaaaatataatgacatcctttaaaataaaattttcaaactaaTATCTTATCCTTCAACGAGACCGAAAAcctgttttatttttatcaaaatattaacttaaaaatttatccattcttgagctgactaaACACAACTTCATCAAAATATCAATATATCAACAGAATTCAACATGAAATGCAATCAAATTTCAATAACACTCAATCCAAACATCAATTTACTTATCAAATATCATTTAGTCGGTGAAAATTTATCAAAACCCTATCTTCGTACGTAATCGAAATACTCGAAACTCTAGAGAAACTTTCTGACCGTGCTGCTGAAGGGAAAAACGTTCGGAATCCTCCGTGCCTCCGGTACAGGCTCTGGAAAATGCTCCTCCATGGGCTCAGGCTCAGGGTCCGCCTGATCCGCAGGCTGATCAAGATGCTGGTGAGGCACCGGTCCATCATGAAACGGCTGAAAAGGAGCATCCGGGTGGAGCCACTGCAGTGGGAACTTATAGGGCATGTCGGGGTTAAACTGTGGAGTGTCAATCGGGTGATGGAAAGGATGATCACGCAGAATGTACATACGAGTCCTAATCTCTGCAGCTACTACATAAAATCTATGCTGTACAATATCCtcgtatatatagggagggtcCATCTTGTAAAATATAACTCCCGTCTCCATCTAAAAGGGAGgaagagaaggggtaagaactgggggttcttagtagggtcgagGGTGGTTAGTTTAGTCAGGATTACCACAGTTCAAGTAATTCACAACGAAATATACAAGTGTCACAAAGAAATATCTAGTCACCACAATTCAGAATAACATTAAGGAATGTATAAACACAAGAAGACaatcacaaacaatttcacAATGTCAAGTAAAATGCAAATGTGcaacaagaatgatgcatgtctattctTAACGCAGGCCATGAGCGCATGTGTCGGTTGCCTACCCGCTCCCAACATTACCCGGGCACGAGTCCCAGATATGGTTTTCCAGATGCATCAGTGTGCTTATAAGTCGTACGGCTAGGCCGCATACAGTGtgactttccaaatcaataagcgtacatctggaaaatagttctcagtgtgtgggcatccccactttacatttggcactaaggcccaaacaatgtcacatctgctctcctgtggcagtaattttgaataaaaactcaaaatagcattttcctttcaaaacttaatctataataataaacataacctcagtctttttataaaaatataatgacatcctttaaaataaaattttcaaactaaTATCTTGTCCTTGAACGAGATCGAAAATCcgttttatttttatcaaaatattaacttaaaaatttatCCATTCTCGAGCTGACTAAACACAACTTCATCAAAATATCAATATATCAACAGAATTCAACATGAAATGCAATCAAATTTCAATAACACTCAATCCAAACATCAATTTACTTATCAAATATCATTTAGTCGGTGAAAATTTATCAAAACCCTATCTTCGTACGTAATCGAAATACTCGAAACTCTAGAGAAACTTTCTGACCGTGCTGCTGAAGGGAAAAACGTTCGGAATCCTCCGTGCCTCCGGTACAGGCTCTGGAAAATGCTCCTCCATGGGCTCAGGCTCAGGGTCTGCCTGATACGCAGGCTGATCGGGATGCTGGTGAGGCACCGGTCCATCATGAAACGGGTGAAAAGGAGCATCCGGGTGGAGCCATTGCAGTGGGAACTCATAGGGCATGTCGGGGTTAAACTGTGGAGTGTCAATCGGGTGATGGAAAGGATGATCACACAGAATGTACATACGAGTCCTAATCTCCGCAGCTACTACATAAAACCTATGACGTACAATATCCtcgtatatatagggagggtcCATCTCGTAAAATATAACTCCGGTCTCCATCTGAAGGGGAGgaagagaaggggtaagaactgggggaTTCTTAGTAGGGTCGAGGGTGGTTAGTTTAGTCAGGATTACCACAGTTCAAGTAATTCACAACGAAATATACAAGTGTCACAAAGAAATATCTAGTCACCACAATTCAGAATAACATTAAGGAATGTATAAACACAAGAAGACaatcacaaacaatttcacAATGTCAAGTAAAATGCAAATGCGcaacaagaatgatgcatgtctattcttaacgcaggccatgagctcatgtgtcggttgcctacccgctcccgacattACCCGGGCACGAGTCCCATATATGGTTTTCCAGATGCATCAGTGTGCTTATAAGTCGTACGGCTAGGCCGCATACAGTGtgactttccaaatcaataagcgtACATCTGGAAAACAGTTCTCAGTGTGTGGGCATTCCCACTTTACATTTGGCACTAagacccaaacaatgtcacatctgctctcctgtggcagtaattttgaataaaaactcaaaatagcatttttctttcaaaacttagtctataataataaagataacctcagtctttttataaaaatataatgacatcttttaaaataaaagtttcaaaCTAATATCTTGTCCTTCAACGAGACCGAAaatctgttttatttttatcaaaatattaacttaaaaatttatCCATTCTCGTGCTGACTAAACACAACTTCATCAAAATATCAATATATCAACAGAATTCAACATGAAATGCAATCAAATTTCAATAACACTCAATCCAAACATCAATTTACTTATCAAATATCATTTAGTCGGTGAAAATTTATCAAAACCTTACCTTCGTACGTAATCGAAATACTCGAAACTATAGAGAAAATTTCTGACCGTGCTGCTGAAGGGAAAAACGTCCAGAATCCTCCGTGCCTCCTAGAACTCCAGTTGGCCAAGCTTAAGGGGTAGGGGAGCTACGTCACCGTCGATTTCCACCGGACAAAAGTAACGCCAACACGTAGAGGAGGAAGATACAAACACTTTTAccgaattagatttttttattggagttatgGATCGCAAGAAATCGTGACCGGAAGGTTAGAGGGTTTTACGGTTCTCTCTCATAAAGCTTCGGTCTCTCTctgttctttctttttccttagGCTTGTGAATGAAAACGAAAAGTTAAGCAAGGAAAGTAATTGGTGATGATTAAGGCTTAATGAGTTGTCAAGTTCTTATCTTACATTCCTATATTAAAGCCACGTTCCCCTTTTCTTTGCCTTTCATtccatgtatatatatatatgcaatgCATACAAAAGATATATGTATAAAAGAAACATTAGtaagaattatatatatatacatagttAAGCATGCAAGCCACGTTTTGGCTTTCCTTATTTTAATTCCCTTAAGGCTTCGGCCAAAGggaaataaatatataaatattataaatatataaatatgataatatagtaaagataataataatagtaataataataataataataataatttgctttaaataagataataaatcacaaataactcattatttaatttttttttaaatttgggatcttacattctaccccatttataaaaattttcgtctTCGAAAATTGctataaacaaaaattttcatcctaaaagaaaattttgccctcaaaattttcTTTACCTGTAAACAGGTGCGAGTAAACAGTTCTTATCTTATTTTCTTGTCCTCAGGTATGTTGTGTGTCCTCATCTCGTCTCAACTTACGTATAGCAGTTAAAGAAATACAAGAATGTGACGCACCAGAAACATAAAGTGCAGTTAAGGAGCGAGTCTTAACACAATACTGACCTTGGGTCAGG
This sequence is a window from Arachis stenosperma cultivar V10309 chromosome 10, arast.V10309.gnm1.PFL2, whole genome shotgun sequence. Protein-coding genes within it:
- the LOC130957615 gene encoding uncharacterized protein LOC130957615, whose product is MCITVLWTCLMQGQHVGGVLPATRRGREETWRNLVGCSPNHAGGVLPQHGKGVLSWRNVIGWRRNHAGGVLTQHGGRGDVELARGSAMEGTAKLVVYRNGEIIRNTHEGVRFVCQNPFSFVVPFTMTLMELQNGLCQSMENGTLMRVSRILYRNPVIVFGGLIQFDTMPITNEVSMQNMFQIYRQTQMRQPQIELYVEFESVETEGIQNVLDMEDDRAAVYEGIDSDSEEDFEATYEADDEDEDGDVGVETATENIVVHPSSSQPMNVPPFMRELDLDAMHAPEFPEYVNIGIADPEDGEFRIGMEYRSRKSVVAAIRRYTIIRGVDYDVYESEPQTFYAKCKMYGRGCDWLIRASLIRKKDCWEIRRYNGRHTCTMGTISQDHSKLDSDTVADSILPLVETDPSIKVKSIIAEVQSRFNYTISYRRLGWQSRSP
- the LOC130957616 gene encoding uncharacterized protein LOC130957616 translates to MDPPYIYEDIVRHRFYVVAAEIRTRMYILCDHPFHHPIDTPQFNPDMPYEFPLQWLHPDAPFHPFHDGPVPHQHPDQPAYQADPEPEPMEEHFPEPVPEARRIPNVFPFSSTMETGVIFYKMDPPYIYEDIVQHRFYVVAAEIRTRMYILRDHPFHHPIDTPQFNPDMPYKFPLQWLHPDAPFQPFHDGPVPHQHLDQPADQADPEPEPMEEHFPEPVPEARRIPNVFPFSSTVRKFL